A part of Aspergillus flavus chromosome 1, complete sequence genomic DNA contains:
- a CDS encoding peroxisomal carrier protein — protein MAGQSKPALSPWGSAVAGATGAVLANAIVYPLDLVKTKLQVQVKNAPESKSGDVVHYESTLDAINKIVEKEGIEGLYSGMVGSLLGVASTNFAYFYWYSVVRSLYMASKSVSKPPGTAMELTLGAVSGAIAQIFTIPVAVITTRQQTQPKSEKKGLIETGKEVVNSEDGWTGLWRGLKASLILVVNPAITYGAYQRLKDILFKGRNNLKPWEAFLLGALSKAMATIATQPLIVAKVGLQSRPPPGREGKPFKTFGEVMRYIIQNEGALSLFKGIGPQILKGLLVQGLLMMTKERMELIFIVLFAYLKKLREQKLKKVVDTAAASAKTSLPATLK, from the exons ATGGCCGGCCAATCGAAACCCGCGCTCTCCCCTTGGGGTAGTGCTGTCGCAGGTGCAACTGGTGCTGTTCTCGCAAATGCTATCGTCTATCCACTGGACCT TGTCAAAACCAAACTTCAAGTCCAAGTGAAGAACGCACCTGAATCGAAAAGCGGAGATGTAGTACATTACGAGTCGACCCTAGATGCCATCAACAAGAttgtggagaaagagggaaTTGAAGGTTTATATTCCGGGATGGTTGGTTCTTTGCTTGGCGTGGCCTCGACCAACTTTGCGTACTTCTACTGGTACAGCGTGGTTAGAAGCCTTTATATGGCATCGAAGAGCGTATCTAAGCCACCTGGAACCGCTATGGAGCTTACCCTTGGTGCTGTGTCGGGGGCTATCGCTCAGATATTCACCATCCCAGTCGCTGTGATCACAACCAGGCAGCAGACACAGCCAAAGAGCGAGAAAAAGGGCCTGATCGAGACTGGTAAGGAGGTTGTTAACAGCGAAGATGGCTGGACCGGTCTGTGGAGAGGTCTCAAGGCCAGTTTGATCCTGGTTGTCAACCCGGCAATTACCTACGGTGCCTATCAACGTCTGAAGGATATTCTTTTCAAGGGGAGGAACAATCTAAAGCCCTGGGAAGCTTTCC TCCTAGGCGCTCTTTCAAAGGCAATGGCCACAATTGCAACCCAGCCATTGATCGTGGCCAAGGTTGGTCTTCAGTCGCGGCCACCCCCGGGTCGCGAAGGCAAGCCTTTTAAGACCTTTGGTGAGGTCATGCGATATATCATTCAGAACGAGGGTGCGCTGTCCCTCTTCAAGGGTATCGGGCCACAGATCTTGAAGGGTCTGTTGGTGCAGGgcttgttgatgatgacAAAAGAGAG GATGGAACTCATTTTCATCGTTCTCTTCGCATatctgaagaagctcagAGAGCAGAAGTTAAAGAAGGTCGTCGATACTGCTGCGGCCAGCGCTAAAACCAGCCTTCCGGCAACCCTGAAATAG